A stretch of DNA from Halobacillus litoralis:
TGTCAACGCTTTCAAAACTTGGATAAAAGTAAGGTCATCAGATGACCTGCTTTAATTATATTTTATACCGGGAAGGTCGTTTTTGCAATCGCTTTTATAGATTTCATCGAGAAAGACCAAGAGCATTTAAAGCCCTAGTCTAATCCTTTTTAGAGAAAGGTGACTCCATCCGGTTTCCTTCTGAAAGAATCGGCGTTTCTTCTTCCCCTTCATAAGAATGTATAATCAAAAAGCCGCACATCTTATGTACGGCTTATCACAATTATTGATTTTTCATGTACTCCAGGACTTTCAAGTCGATTTTTCCACGCTCCTGCTCACGGCTTTCGAAATTTTCCGTGTGCAAGTATGTCGTAAATGTATGGTAAAACTCATCAGGAGTTACGTTCTCTGCAGTGAGGTAACCGAGACGACGGAGGTGATGCTCGACCTCCTTCTTTATATTCCCTTCCACTTCCACCACTTCCTCAGGCTTTGACGCCCCAAAATAGAGTTGATGAAGCTTATAGATACGGTCAAGCTCTTCAATCGGTTCCGGATGATCATCCACACGGAGATCAACAGCGACGTCACTGAGCTCCCCATATCCTGCTTTATCTTTAACGACGAGGATGGCTGCCGATTGCTTCCCACGACTGTCTCCCCCCGCACGCTGAGCCGCTTTGATTGCAGTCATCAAACGGTCCGCAAGAGAACCTTCCGCCTGTTCAAAAGCTTCGCCCATATCGGTGACGGTCGCTTCATTCACAAGGATGTTCCCTTGAGCCACATAATGTTTGCCGACTTTGCCGCCAGCCCACTCGTAGCACTCTTTCCCTGTAAATGTAGCCCCGTTTCCTTTCGCGTCGACGATTCCGACTTGGCGGTCTTCCTTTTGAGGATCGTCGGAAGTTAACCGATCGATCACTTCTTCAGCTGAAAGCCCTAGTTCAAGCAGCTTCAGTCCATCCGGTCCGTACTGCGGGTTGCCAAAGGCCTGCGTAGCGACAGCCCCTACACCTGCTTTTGCCCATGGGACAATCGACCCCACACCTAAAAACTTCGACTGCACAGCAACGCCCCACTCCCCTGTTTCAGGATCGTGTGCACAAATAGAAAACGTAGCGATAATCTTTGCATTCATTTTGTTCCCTCCAATCTTGTATGTAATTCGAGATGGTTGGACAAATTCCTGCAACTTTCCGGCTTGCGTTTGACCAATCAGAAGCTTCATAGATCTCTCTCTCAAGTTTAGTTGTTCTATGAATTTTTAATGGATAGATTTACTTTTTGCTGAAGCAACCTCTGCCCATTCACACGTTTCATCCACATCTAACCGGGTACATTTCATACCGTAGCAGCTATAATACCGACCGCATCGCCAAAAACGTCAACGCCAATACGATTGGCCTTTCTAAACAGTAAGCAGAAGAATACGAAGAAGACTTGGATGAAGGGAAAGTTCTTTTGATTGTAAGGAACCCGTCCAAAGCAGAAACCTTATGATAAAAAGAAGGAGCGCACGGTATGTGCGCTCCCTTTTTATTAGTATGTGGTAAACCATGTCCACTTCTGCAAGTAGTAGGTGGCATAACGGATGAATGTTAAATTGTCCTGGTATTCTTTATAATCTGCCGTATAATGTCCCTCTTCGTTGCTCCATATTCGGGTGAAGTAATCATTGACATCATGGAACACTTGCTCTTCCCCATTCCCTTTGATGACAACATCGGCTTCCAGGTTTAAGTTGGAAAGGTTACGACGCGTATAGTTCGCCGACCCGGCGATGATGACATCTTCCTCAGGATGGTCGATATACAGCATCTTCGTATGGTACTGCTCAATATTGACATCATACCACCGCAAATGAATATTTTCGTTACCTAAATTCTGTAACTCGGCAGCCACAGGTAAATTGGGAATGCCGGTTTTTTCATGACCAAACGCCTTTTTGTTTGGATCCATCACAATGTTCACCGTAGCTCCACGGTTGGCTGCTTCATCGATGGAATTCATGATTTTTTTATCGGCTAAGTAATACATACCAAGCCAGACGGTGTCCCCCTTACCAGCTTTGGAGAATTCTTCAAGAATCGATCTGTAGATCTTTCCTTCTGTGACAAACTGTGTAGTGATCGGCCCTTCCTGCTCCTCCCAATCACGATTTTCATAATCAGGAAAATCAGCCTCACCTGAATAGTTAACCACCGCTTCTTCAGCTTCTAAAATATCTTTGATGATCGGCCCCGTCATCTTGAAGGCGACGTTTTCATGATAACCACTGGCATCGTGGGGATTCGCTGTCGAGACAATCGCATTTTTCTCTGTGACGAGAATTTTCCTATGATTCGCTTTGATGTTCAACAATTTCATATAGGACCTGAGCGTTACATCTGGAGCTTCTTTGGCCATAGGGTTACTGATCCATCCGTTGTCTCCAGTACCCATCCATGAAAACAAAAGCCGCCAAACGCTCGAGTATAAAGGATTCGAATCTCTCAACTTATTCAAATTGGTCAAAACTACATCGACCCCGCCATCCTCGAGGCGTTTGATTGTCTCCGACTCATACGATCCATAAACCGTATTGATCCGGTCCGTTATGAAAACGACCTTCAAATCAGGAACTTCCTCTTTTCTTTTTAGAATGGCGTCCACTAAATTTTCGGATATCTTCGGGAACTCGTTTTTTCCGTTCGTGTAGCCATTGAATAAAAACATATCCGCTACAATAAAGTCCTCAGCTTCCGAGATCGTCTGGTTGATCTCTTCAAAAACCTGTAGGTCATGTACTGTCTTGCCTGCTTCATTTTCGTATGTTAAATCACGGAAAAACTCGATGTTTTCCATCTGGTGCGTTTCTCCTTCATAAGAAATCCCCTCAGGCAGAGCTTTCCATGAAGTATGATAAGCAATCATGACACTTAAAATAGCGATAATGATGACGATGATCCAAAACCACTTGCTTTTTCCAATCCGTTTTAAACGGTTCATTATGTAGCCTCCTCAACTTGAGTGCTTATTTTATTTTCACTATAATGGCCCGTTTCAAACCTTGATCGGAGAAAAAAATAAATTCGTGCAGTGTATTGAGATTCTTGAAGACTCAGTTTCGAGATGTTTGAAGGTGGATAGGCCCTCCGGGAAACAGTTCGCTTTCCATGGGGCGGGCGGTGAGCCTCCTCAGGCTACGCCTTCCGGGGTCTCACCTGTCCCGCACACCCCATAGGAGTCTCACCGTTTCCCTCCGCCCCTTTACCTAATGAGTGTCTCGAAACCACTTCTCGAATAAGCAGTCATTCCGTTTGGTGAGGGTATGAATATACCCCCCCTGCCTAAGTGTTTGAATTCTGAGAGCTTGATACCGAGCTCTTTATGCTTCCAACAGTGGGATAGTGGAAAAAATCCAACTTGGTAAAGGGGTTCGTTTCTCACTTACATCGAATGGGGTGGTTGGGAAGCTGCGAGACTCCCGTGGGAGAAAGGAGATCGGCGAGATCCCGCAGGGCGTTAGCCCGAGGAAGCTCGCCACTCCCCCACAGGAAAGCGAGTTGCTTCCCAACCACCCCCGAATTCCTATACGGCAAACGAGCCCCGGTTATCTCGAAGCTGAGTCTTCCACAATCGGTAGAGTTTATGAATTTTAATTAAAAAACCCCCTCTCGATGTCGGAGCATTGAGAGGGGGGTTTTTTGTTAATGGCTTAATAGTTTTGGTCGTTTTACGAATAGGAGACTGACGACGATACTGCTTAAGATGAACGCGGGCAGCATGTATCCACCATTATAGACGAGGGAATACAACCAGACCGGCTGACCTTCCGGGGCGAACTCGCCGTAAAAAACGATGCCTGCAAAAAAGTGTCCAAAAAAGCGCAGCACACTTCCGATCAGGCAGCCGACAATGATCCATCCGACCAATCGACGGGACTCTTTCGCTTTGATCGCATTCC
This window harbors:
- a CDS encoding DUF1028 domain-containing protein — encoded protein: MNAKIIATFSICAHDPETGEWGVAVQSKFLGVGSIVPWAKAGVGAVATQAFGNPQYGPDGLKLLELGLSAEEVIDRLTSDDPQKEDRQVGIVDAKGNGATFTGKECYEWAGGKVGKHYVAQGNILVNEATVTDMGEAFEQAEGSLADRLMTAIKAAQRAGGDSRGKQSAAILVVKDKAGYGELSDVAVDLRVDDHPEPIEELDRIYKLHQLYFGASKPEEVVEVEGNIKKEVEHHLRRLGYLTAENVTPDEFYHTFTTYLHTENFESREQERGKIDLKVLEYMKNQ
- a CDS encoding phospholipase D family protein, which encodes MNRLKRIGKSKWFWIIVIIIAILSVMIAYHTSWKALPEGISYEGETHQMENIEFFRDLTYENEAGKTVHDLQVFEEINQTISEAEDFIVADMFLFNGYTNGKNEFPKISENLVDAILKRKEEVPDLKVVFITDRINTVYGSYESETIKRLEDGGVDVVLTNLNKLRDSNPLYSSVWRLLFSWMGTGDNGWISNPMAKEAPDVTLRSYMKLLNIKANHRKILVTEKNAIVSTANPHDASGYHENVAFKMTGPIIKDILEAEEAVVNYSGEADFPDYENRDWEEQEGPITTQFVTEGKIYRSILEEFSKAGKGDTVWLGMYYLADKKIMNSIDEAANRGATVNIVMDPNKKAFGHEKTGIPNLPVAAELQNLGNENIHLRWYDVNIEQYHTKMLYIDHPEEDVIIAGSANYTRRNLSNLNLEADVVIKGNGEEQVFHDVNDYFTRIWSNEEGHYTADYKEYQDNLTFIRYATYYLQKWTWFTTY